Proteins encoded together in one Psychrobacter sp. 28M-43 window:
- a CDS encoding imelysin family protein yields MTITTVTSRKLLPTTLAVALAGLLMVSGCTKQADEDTNAATETQTEVANTETADNTEMTAAEKAHIDRLIISYANMAHAAYKDSLDTAKALQTAVETYVATPTQENLDAAKAAYKAARQPYSQTEIFRFDEGFVTANDKRAINSIDSWEGQINAWPLDEALIDYVGDDYEGEYNSQENIINSDSITVGSIKQDTSTITPELLAEMNEIGGSEANVTTGYHAIEFMLWGQDNNGVREGAGNRPVTDYVTEAGQCTSGETVNEDAGICERRGEFLTAATQLLVDDLTAMEAQWQPDTENTLRSDLIARKYDNGLRQIMYQMGSLALGELASERMQVAFVTGSTEDEHECFSDLTHLSYANNARGIQNVFNGSYTTVAGKTVGGYGIKDYLTDNGHTEAADKLAAEFNKVEGAFNVIVEKGEKDGIKIDQMIATVGQASQEGISAEEQNVRRGWVEAGITSLQELTASIENAAKAVGIDNLDADAGSQF; encoded by the coding sequence ATGACGATTACCACAGTAACGAGCCGTAAGCTTTTACCAACTACTTTAGCTGTTGCACTTGCAGGATTGTTAATGGTGTCGGGCTGTACAAAGCAAGCCGATGAAGACACCAATGCTGCGACAGAAACACAAACAGAAGTAGCAAACACAGAGACGGCTGATAATACAGAGATGACTGCTGCCGAAAAAGCACATATTGATAGATTGATTATCAGTTATGCAAATATGGCACACGCCGCTTATAAAGACTCGTTGGACACGGCCAAAGCGCTACAAACTGCGGTAGAAACTTACGTAGCCACTCCAACACAAGAAAACCTTGATGCTGCAAAGGCTGCCTATAAAGCAGCACGTCAGCCATATTCACAAACTGAAATTTTCCGTTTTGATGAAGGCTTTGTGACTGCCAATGACAAACGTGCTATCAACAGCATCGATAGCTGGGAAGGGCAGATCAATGCTTGGCCACTTGATGAAGCATTGATTGATTATGTCGGTGACGACTATGAAGGCGAATATAACAGCCAAGAGAACATCATCAATAGCGACAGCATTACTGTGGGTAGTATCAAGCAAGATACCAGTACAATCACACCTGAGCTACTTGCAGAAATGAATGAAATCGGTGGTAGTGAAGCCAATGTAACGACTGGCTATCATGCGATTGAATTTATGCTGTGGGGTCAAGACAACAATGGCGTAAGAGAAGGCGCAGGTAATCGCCCAGTCACTGATTATGTGACTGAAGCCGGACAGTGTACTAGTGGTGAGACCGTCAATGAAGATGCCGGTATCTGTGAGCGCCGTGGTGAATTCTTAACTGCTGCAACTCAACTATTGGTCGATGATTTGACCGCGATGGAAGCCCAGTGGCAGCCTGATACTGAAAATACTTTGCGTAGTGATTTGATAGCGCGCAAATATGATAATGGTCTGCGCCAAATTATGTATCAAATGGGCAGTCTAGCATTAGGAGAGCTTGCTTCTGAGCGTATGCAGGTCGCTTTTGTTACTGGCTCTACTGAAGATGAGCACGAATGCTTTAGTGATTTGACTCATTTGAGCTATGCCAATAATGCGCGCGGTATCCAAAACGTCTTTAATGGTAGCTATACAACAGTCGCTGGTAAGACAGTGGGCGGCTACGGTATCAAAGATTATCTAACGGATAACGGCCACACAGAAGCTGCTGATAAATTGGCTGCTGAGTTCAATAAAGTAGAAGGCGCGTTCAACGTTATCGTTGAAAAAGGCGAAAAAGACGGCATTAAGATTGACCAGATGATTGCAACTGTCGGTCAAGCCAGCCAAGAAGGTATCTCTGCTGAAGAACAAAACGTCCGTCGTGGATGGGTTGAAGCGGGCATCACTAGCTTACAAGAGCTGACGGCCAGTATCGAAAACGCTGCAAAAGCAGTTGGTATCGATAATCTAGACGCAGATGCAGGGTCACAGTTTTAA
- a CDS encoding imelysin family protein, which yields MKINHALAMALSALSAGLLISCVKPADDNKTADVDSQKVVQDSAATDSSVENSKASTEQIVAVDISPETAKTYLTHVADDIVIPAYADVAKQSDLLNELAQKHCTQAPVSGDELQALRAQWLVLAQAWSSAEMVNFGPATASMSNLYINYYPDERGLVHSGVADLIAANPKLTPEQLAGESAIVQGVPGLEEALFANDSLDAGQCAYVISASSALSTRLKAIEKNWQQNATDLLAIDKTAESDRGLNQWINSLLSLIETMKSNAIDQPLGLTGKAKGHLPAATAGQSRAIINAKLDTINKAMTDPVLTAILGSNDENKVSDNLSTALADTTALLAQMPEDLSQANKDDQQALYDHLTDVTRLIKRQLIPALGIRVGFNSTDGD from the coding sequence ATGAAAATAAACCACGCTTTGGCAATGGCGCTATCTGCATTGAGTGCTGGACTGTTGATCAGTTGTGTCAAACCTGCCGATGACAACAAAACTGCAGATGTAGACAGCCAAAAAGTTGTGCAAGACAGTGCAGCTACTGACAGCTCAGTAGAGAACAGCAAAGCAAGTACTGAGCAAATCGTTGCAGTAGATATCAGCCCTGAGACTGCAAAAACGTATTTGACGCATGTGGCAGACGATATCGTGATTCCTGCGTATGCTGATGTGGCCAAGCAAAGCGATCTGTTGAACGAATTGGCGCAGAAGCATTGTACCCAAGCTCCAGTAAGTGGCGATGAGCTACAAGCATTACGTGCACAGTGGCTAGTGTTGGCACAAGCATGGTCGAGTGCTGAGATGGTCAACTTCGGTCCTGCGACTGCTAGCATGAGCAATCTATACATTAACTATTATCCTGACGAGCGCGGACTCGTACATAGTGGCGTGGCTGACTTAATCGCAGCCAATCCAAAACTAACGCCAGAGCAGCTTGCTGGCGAGAGTGCTATCGTACAAGGTGTACCAGGGTTGGAAGAGGCATTGTTTGCCAATGACAGTCTAGACGCTGGTCAGTGTGCTTACGTGATTAGCGCTAGTAGTGCGTTGAGCACGCGTCTAAAAGCCATCGAGAAAAACTGGCAGCAAAACGCGACTGATTTATTGGCGATAGACAAAACAGCAGAAAGCGATAGAGGCCTAAATCAGTGGATTAACTCTCTACTGTCATTGATTGAGACTATGAAGTCTAACGCTATTGATCAGCCACTCGGTCTAACAGGTAAAGCAAAAGGTCATTTACCTGCTGCTACTGCTGGTCAAAGCCGCGCTATCATCAATGCTAAGTTAGATACGATTAATAAAGCCATGACTGACCCAGTACTGACAGCTATTCTTGGCAGCAATGACGAGAACAAAGTTTCAGATAATTTATCAACTGCACTTGCTGATACAACCGCATTATTGGCACAAATGCCAGAAGATTTATCACAAGCGAATAAGGACGATCAACAAGCGTTGTACGATCATCTGACTGATGTCACTCGTCTGATTAAACGCCAGTTAATCCCAGCACTTGGTATCCGTGTGGGCTTTAACAGCACTGATGGCGATTAG
- a CDS encoding di-heme oxidoredictase family protein produces MNANYVNPSDFPLATQILRHIPSKLALIIASAMAISACQPSDSVSDDTSSDASEQASSNESSSENSQSLSSEHTKNIEALAGVPMQQLVSFDPQEIKQGGDSGISISSAESYSKPSSNLAASRKGSFFIGNAFFKQPWVVAPASTDSRDGLGALFNVAACQSCHVKDGRGHAPMTADDDADSLLIRLSMPATTDEQRQQIQDSLIEKVVHPMYGGQLQDRGIQGVPAEARIAVQWTDKPVTFADGYVETLRVPTFNLTKPGYGAFDDDMMVSPRVALPMIGLGLLEQIPDDDIKKQASDSSNGDISGKFNWVMDPQTGKRALGRFGWKAGQTKLITQNQSAFNEDMGLTSNIRPNESCMPTQTACLNAATGADEQGNGKSPVEVNDEVAKFVEFYTRNLAVPHRRNADDKLVLAGKKRFYDMGCQSCHTPRYQLPKTDDDHLEQHGQVIYPYTDLLLHDMGDDLADRTIAGKLPPKDAQVEFLANSYEWRTPALWGVGLAQTVDPQATFLHDGRARTLMEAVLWHGGEAEKQKQQVLKLDKQGRAELNAFLKSL; encoded by the coding sequence ATGAACGCCAATTATGTTAACCCCTCTGATTTTCCTCTTGCTACTCAAATCCTACGACATATACCCTCTAAGCTTGCGTTAATTATCGCCAGTGCAATGGCTATCAGTGCGTGTCAACCATCTGACAGCGTTTCTGATGACACTTCTAGCGATGCTTCAGAGCAGGCCTCAAGTAATGAAAGCAGCAGTGAAAACAGCCAATCGCTGTCGTCCGAACACACTAAAAATATAGAAGCACTGGCAGGCGTGCCGATGCAGCAGTTGGTAAGCTTTGACCCTCAAGAGATCAAGCAGGGCGGTGACTCTGGTATTAGCATTAGCAGTGCTGAGAGCTACTCGAAGCCTTCATCAAACCTAGCAGCTTCTCGCAAAGGGTCGTTCTTTATTGGTAACGCATTCTTCAAGCAGCCATGGGTCGTTGCACCTGCTAGTACTGATAGTCGTGATGGACTGGGCGCATTATTCAATGTGGCCGCTTGTCAGTCTTGTCATGTCAAAGACGGGCGAGGTCACGCGCCGATGACTGCCGATGACGATGCTGATAGTTTATTGATTCGTCTGTCTATGCCAGCGACGACTGATGAGCAGCGCCAGCAGATACAGGATTCGCTGATTGAAAAAGTGGTTCATCCTATGTATGGTGGGCAGCTACAAGATCGCGGTATTCAGGGCGTGCCTGCTGAAGCAAGAATTGCGGTGCAGTGGACAGATAAACCAGTGACCTTTGCTGACGGATATGTCGAGACGCTGCGTGTGCCAACGTTTAATTTGACCAAACCTGGTTACGGTGCTTTTGATGATGACATGATGGTATCACCGCGTGTGGCGCTACCAATGATTGGACTTGGGCTACTAGAGCAAATACCTGATGATGATATTAAAAAGCAAGCCAGCGACAGTAGCAATGGTGATATCAGTGGTAAATTTAACTGGGTCATGGATCCGCAAACGGGCAAGCGTGCGCTTGGACGATTTGGGTGGAAAGCAGGTCAAACTAAGCTGATTACCCAAAACCAAAGTGCCTTTAACGAAGACATGGGTCTGACGTCCAACATCCGTCCTAACGAGTCATGTATGCCAACGCAGACCGCATGCCTAAATGCAGCGACAGGTGCTGATGAACAGGGCAATGGTAAATCACCTGTTGAAGTAAACGATGAGGTTGCTAAATTTGTAGAATTTTATACTCGCAATCTAGCAGTGCCGCATCGCCGTAATGCAGATGATAAGCTTGTGCTAGCGGGAAAAAAGCGTTTTTATGACATGGGTTGTCAAAGCTGTCATACGCCAAGATATCAGTTGCCAAAAACTGACGATGATCATCTTGAGCAGCATGGACAAGTGATTTATCCTTACACAGATTTGCTATTGCACGATATGGGCGATGATCTCGCTGATCGTACGATTGCTGGCAAACTACCACCAAAAGATGCCCAAGTTGAATTTTTAGCCAATTCTTATGAATGGCGTACACCAGCACTTTGGGGCGTAGGGCTTGCGCAGACAGTTGATCCTCAAGCGACGTTTTTGCATGATGGCCGTGCCCGTACATTGATGGAAGCTGTTTTGTGGCATGGCGGAGAAGCCGAAAAGCAAAAGCAACAAGTATTGAAATTAGATAAACAAGGTCGCGCAGAGCTTAATGCGTTCCTAAAGTCGCTATAA
- a CDS encoding DUF1513 domain-containing protein: MSTIEAGTAVSAVQTHDQMNRSNRSGRTSSAHELLTTSVLTAVGTAALVGIHHRYRKQQHPDASLQDYVDGICTQLQVLRAGPDSMPKLSRLRYACEQAAATWKQAYHAVGDGKSNTPYFAVMHTTTMLARPVSWVSGVASLPKDHATSSQNEHDFGVVGIDADRQIVWQTTMPERVHDIVVQPLPVNIYEAQTQHSNVDQRRDVVVMGRRPSEKFWVLNTSNGQVQHAITADVDRHFYGHACYSLDGSLLYVTENDTVSLAGKIGIYDAHDAYQKVAEFDSYGIGPHELIMHPDSETLVIANGGIKTEQASREELNLDTMRPSLVYLNRHDGTLLEQVTPEHNQMSVRHLAMHDDGTVMVGIQFQGEKHINVPLVLTHKRGDASFTPLTMPNNQWQRFHQYIASVAVDSERNLLCVTTPIGGCAAIYDLHTRKLIDDVSLPDCAGASVLANSSASMSKTDKHAEPTGFIVSDGQGQLTALRVNALPEVKLDVNDVEPHERIIKDSQLHMMSFDNHLQAL, encoded by the coding sequence ATGTCTACTATCGAAGCGGGTACAGCAGTGTCAGCAGTCCAGACTCATGACCAGATGAACAGGTCTAATCGGTCTGGGAGAACTTCGTCAGCTCATGAGCTTTTGACGACTTCAGTGCTGACAGCAGTGGGTACGGCGGCGCTGGTCGGTATTCACCATCGTTATCGTAAGCAGCAGCATCCAGATGCCAGTCTGCAAGATTATGTAGATGGTATTTGTACACAGTTGCAGGTATTACGAGCTGGCCCTGATTCAATGCCGAAGCTTTCGCGCTTGCGCTATGCTTGTGAGCAAGCAGCGGCAACATGGAAGCAGGCTTATCATGCTGTAGGTGATGGTAAAAGTAACACGCCTTACTTTGCTGTCATGCATACGACAACGATGCTGGCACGACCAGTCAGTTGGGTCAGTGGCGTCGCATCACTGCCAAAAGATCATGCCACATCAAGCCAGAATGAGCACGACTTTGGTGTGGTAGGTATTGATGCTGACAGACAAATCGTTTGGCAGACGACTATGCCTGAGCGTGTCCATGACATCGTTGTTCAGCCTCTGCCTGTCAATATATATGAAGCTCAAACTCAGCATAGCAATGTGGATCAAAGACGTGATGTCGTCGTCATGGGTCGCCGTCCAAGCGAAAAATTCTGGGTGCTTAATACGTCAAATGGGCAAGTACAACATGCGATTACAGCTGATGTAGACCGTCACTTTTATGGTCATGCTTGCTACAGTTTAGATGGCAGCTTGCTCTATGTAACTGAGAACGACACAGTGAGTTTGGCAGGCAAAATTGGTATCTATGATGCCCATGATGCTTATCAAAAAGTAGCAGAGTTTGATTCATATGGTATCGGCCCGCATGAACTGATTATGCATCCTGATAGCGAAACGCTCGTCATTGCAAATGGTGGTATCAAAACCGAGCAGGCTTCACGCGAAGAGCTAAATCTAGATACCATGCGACCATCACTGGTTTATCTGAATCGTCATGATGGTACACTGCTTGAGCAAGTGACTCCCGAGCATAATCAGATGAGTGTGCGCCACTTAGCCATGCACGATGACGGCACAGTGATGGTCGGTATTCAGTTCCAAGGTGAAAAACATATCAATGTCCCATTGGTATTGACTCATAAACGTGGTGACGCCAGCTTTACACCACTCACTATGCCAAACAATCAATGGCAACGTTTCCACCAATATATCGCTAGTGTGGCGGTGGATAGTGAGCGTAACTTACTGTGTGTGACCACACCGATTGGTGGCTGTGCGGCGATTTATGATTTGCATACTCGCAAGCTAATTGATGATGTAAGTCTGCCAGATTGTGCAGGGGCTTCGGTGTTAGCTAATTCTAGTGCTTCAATGAGTAAAACTGATAAACATGCCGAGCCGACAGGATTTATCGTCAGTGATGGTCAAGGGCAGTTAACTGCGTTAAGAGTAAATGCTTTACCAGAAGTAAAGTTGGACGTAAACGACGTTGAACCTCATGAGCGGATTATCAAAGACAGTCAACTGCACATGATGTCGTTTGACAACCACTTACAAGCGTTATAA
- a CDS encoding OmpA family protein, with product MRNTLMIAAVASGLALSGCTTDPNTGQQRLNKAALGGLVGAAGGATISKATGGDKTGRDAAIGAALGAGVGYYMERQARQLEQQMAGTGVTVEQNPTTGNIDLVMPGSITFSFDDATLSSSFKPTLDKLASTMNQYNQNTITIAGHTDSKGSASYNMGLSRDRAYSVANYLTARGVASNRVNVVAYGESRPIADNNTEYGRGQNRRVELTVNAPQSVN from the coding sequence ATGCGTAATACTTTAATGATTGCAGCAGTAGCATCAGGTCTAGCACTTAGTGGTTGTACAACAGATCCAAACACTGGACAACAGCGTCTAAATAAAGCTGCTCTAGGTGGTTTAGTTGGTGCAGCAGGTGGTGCAACTATTTCAAAAGCAACAGGCGGCGACAAAACTGGTCGTGATGCGGCTATCGGCGCAGCACTAGGTGCAGGTGTTGGTTACTACATGGAGCGTCAAGCTCGCCAACTTGAGCAGCAAATGGCTGGTACAGGCGTAACTGTTGAGCAAAACCCAACCACTGGTAACATTGATTTGGTTATGCCAGGTAGCATCACGTTCTCATTTGATGATGCAACCCTTAGCTCATCATTCAAGCCAACGCTTGATAAGCTTGCTTCAACGATGAACCAGTATAACCAAAACACAATTACTATCGCTGGTCACACTGATAGCAAAGGTTCAGCATCTTACAATATGGGTCTGTCACGTGATCGTGCTTACTCAGTTGCTAACTACTTAACAGCTCGCGGTGTTGCTTCAAACCGCGTAAACGTTGTTGCTTACGGTGAGTCACGTCCAATCGCAGACAACAACACTGAATATGGCCGTGGTCAAAACCGCCGTGTTGAGCTAACAGTTAACGCACCACAGAGCGTAAACTAA